TTCCGCTATGGCACGCAGGACGGCGAAGATGTCATCGCCTCGCAGTTCGTGGTCGATGCGCCCGAGCCCATCCGTCAGCTCGACATCGGTTACGCACTGTTTTTCGATATTGACCTGCAGCATGAAAGCTTCGCCCGTATCGTCTGGGAGGGTTCGCCCGGTCGGGAAGCGGTTTTTTCGGTCGGCAGCGCCTATCAGAGTTTCAGTGGCTCGGTCGAGGCCGCGCGTGGGTTTCTGCAATTCCTGAGATCCGGCATCTGGCATATCTGGATCGGCTACGACCACATACTCTTTCTGATCGCCCTGCTGATTCCGGCGGTCTATCAACGCCGCGGCCGCGGTCGCGAACCGGTGGCGCGCCTGGCTCCTGCGCTGTGGCGCGTGACGGCCATCGTGTCGGCTTTCACACTGGCGCATTCGATCACCTTGAGCTGCGCGATGCTGGGCTGGATCGAACTGCCGAGCCGTCTGGTCGAATCGGCGATCGCCGTTTCGGTGTTTCTGGCCGCACTCAACAACTTCCTGCCGACCACCGCCGGCGGTCGCGGCGCCTGGCTCGCATTTGCGTTCGGCCTGCTGCACGGCTTCGGCTTTGCCGGCGTGCTCGGTGAACTCGATCTCGGCGCGGGGCAGCTATGGCGGCCGTTGCTCGGGTTCAACCTTGGCGTCGAAGTCGGACAGCTTGCGATCGTTGCGGTGTACTTCCCCCTGGCGTACTGGCTGAGACGAACCCGGTTCTATCGACTGGGCGTGCTCTACGCCGGCTCCGCCGCGGTGTGTCTGTGCGCGCTTTTCTGGTTCTTCCAGCGCGCGCTCTGAAGCGCGGAAGGGCTCGCCTCCGCCGGCTTTCCAACGGCCATGCTGCGAGCGGCGAGCCTTGCCAGGCGGCAGCCGGCAATCCCTGACCCCAGGTTTCAAACCGTGTCAGTCGCGCGCACTTCGGTGCACTGATATGGCACGCCAGGCGCTATTGAAGGGCGGCCCGGCAGGACATGGTGCACCGGCATAACGAACAGTTATGCGGCTTGGCTGCCTTTTCATTGGCTGGGGCAAAGGCGGCTTATTAAGCTAGTCCTGTTCGCCAAAGAAAATGTCGTGAGCCCACCGAACGACTTTTCGGGGGAAATACCGTCACTACTTTGGCCTATTGGCGCGCTCTGCTGCATCTATTGGGAAGCTCTAGTGTTGATACCAAAGATATTGCCGCATGCCTGTCGACGCCGAGTTGATCACCTATCGCCGAACGTTGCTGGTCTAGCAAAGTGCCTGTTGGGCGTACTTGCGCTCACCGGAACCACATTCGCCCATGCGCAGGAATCTTCACCTGCGGCGTCCGCGCCGACTCGGTCGTCCGCGGTACTCGAAGAAGTCGTCGTCACCGGCTCTCGCGTTGCGCGCAATGGATACGACACGCCGACACCGGTGACGGTTATTGGAGAAGCCGAGATCGAAGCCGCTGCGCCGGTGAACCTTGCCGATTTCGTGAACGAGTTGCCGTCGGTGTCCGGCAGTACCACGCCGTCCACGTCCAACAGAAGCCTGAGTTCGGGAGCGGCCGGCATCAGCTCGATCAACTTGCGGGGCTTGGGCAACGCAAGAACCCTGGTGCTGCTCGACGGCCGTCGTTCGGTCGGTTCGCTGGCCCAGGGCACGGTCGACATCAACACCTTTCCGCAGGCCTTGGTCAAAAGTGTCGAGGTGGTGACCGGCGGCGCATCCGCAACCTATGGTTCGGATGCGGTATCGGGCATCGTCAACTTCATTCTCGACAAGGACTACACGGGCTTCAAGGGAACGCTGGAAGCGGGTGAGACCACCTATGGCGACGACCAAAGCTGGAACGCTTCGCTGACCGGTGGCATCCCGTTTGCCGGAGGACGCGGACATCTGCTGCTTAACGGCCAGATGTCCCGCCGCGATGGCATCTATGGCATGCCTCGCGACTGGGCGCAGGAAGGTTGGCACATGGTCAACAACCCCGCCTACGAAAGCGGAAACGGGCTGCCGGAATATCTGGTGGCCAGTCAGTCGGGACAGAGCGTGATGACCGCGGGCGGCATCATCACCAATACCGAACTGCGCGGTACCTATTTCGGAGTCGGCGGCGTGGTGAATCAGTTCGCCTACGGCGAGACACGCGATCCCTGGACGATCGGTGGCGACTGGGCGCTGGGTGAATCCAACGGAAGAACCTCGCTGGAGCCGGAATCGAAACGGGACGGTGTTTTCTCGCGGCTGAGCTATGAACTCACCGACCGCATGGAAGTGTTTGCGGAAGCATCGTGGAACGAGAATGTCGCCCAGCAGTGGGGTGGCTCGCAGTCCGACAAGGGCAGTGTGATCATCTATACGGACAATGCGTTCCTGCCCACGGAGGTCGCTCAACGCGCCGCGGATCTCGGCATCACGCAATTCAATCTGGGCACCTACAACGCCGATATTCCGACGCGCATCACCGACAACACCCGGACCGTTAAGCGCTACGTGCTGGGCTTCAACGGTTCGTTCGATGCGGTCGGCAGCGACTGGGACTGGGACGCTTACTATCAAAGAGGCGTCACCGAT
The Banduia mediterranea genome window above contains:
- a CDS encoding HupE/UreJ family protein; this encodes MKLLIRLLCLASLAFPGWLAAHPGSESFMTLEVSGEHLEGELKIKLLDLRRAFEMDADGDGLIGWPEIKQRKSEIEDYEQARLRVLINGEELPLRFQRFRYGTQDGEDVIASQFVVDAPEPIRQLDIGYALFFDIDLQHESFARIVWEGSPGREAVFSVGSAYQSFSGSVEAARGFLQFLRSGIWHIWIGYDHILFLIALLIPAVYQRRGRGREPVARLAPALWRVTAIVSAFTLAHSITLSCAMLGWIELPSRLVESAIAVSVFLAALNNFLPTTAGGRGAWLAFAFGLLHGFGFAGVLGELDLGAGQLWRPLLGFNLGVEVGQLAIVAVYFPLAYWLRRTRFYRLGVLYAGSAAVCLCALFWFFQRAL